From Magnetococcales bacterium, the proteins below share one genomic window:
- the infB gene encoding translation initiation factor IF-2 has protein sequence MRDDTKKTANSDGKLSLKAPRRIVLKKTVEGGSIKQNFSHGRSKSVVVEVRRKRTFIKAGSGVHSEDPTALQVAHEESSHRGSHEEPQVGHEDRDKEHHILLPMTQEERQAFEQESLEHPHPEQTHPGPDRAEQTHLEPDHPEQTHLEPGRPEPGHPGPERLEQARQEPERPEQAHLEQNQPEQEHPQPKHPEQAHLEQNQPEQEHPEQDGQGQKHPADPLQVTVQPVGHERPHAPEQKPDEIAPVQPQSVLHPTEQQVEKNKEMEQHSGKQPTGQQKVEQPKSNQQQKSGQTHAGRPRFENRASEKPTPPSYEKKSGAAETGKQSESGASRDKKANTYHGAASPHANRGAPGNAKAGRDKGRGRDRGGRPGSVVVTAKLPVIDEAAISLDGVASQEDDIVPELLAGVVVDTVGLEKTDGKRKLTRLQREEVARKKTEDLVTKRLSQLEELREQKRRIEEQRTLEIEGQRLTQNRETLKTKGKRKGRKGAGAASTSGSGGGQGGGGGGGGSSNQGRSGRGGREERRVEGPPAPVVREVIIPETITVAELASRMAVKSSKVIKLLFSQGVMVTINQVLDQDTATLLVEEMGHRTKQVSIGADIEAELADAGDHPEMLSERWPVVTVMGHVDHGKTSLLDAIRKTNVTAGEHGGITQHIGAYQVTTSSGKRITFLDTPGHAAFTAMRARGAKATDIVVLVVAADDGVMPQTMEAVSHAKDAGVPIVVAINKIDKPNANPDRVMQQLSEHGLVPEVWGGDTIFVPLSAKSGAGLENLEEMILLQAEMLNLRANPDRRARGVIIEANLDRGRGAVATCLVRNGTLRVGDVFVVGHEWGKIRGLLTDRGESVTSAGPSTPVEVIGLSGIPKAGDNLVVVPDERRAREIASFRAQKSKEQEQARQSPAKLDDLFDQIKEGEKADLKVVIKGDVQGSVEALSDALRKIEHPLVQVTVIHMGVGGINESDVMLAVASDAVVVGFNVRADAKARELSKREKVDLRFYNVIYNLVDDVKRAMEGMLESTYKENVTGHAQVRELFRISKVGNVAGCMVTDGVILRNSLVRLLRDNVVVHQGSISALKRFKEDAREVREGVECGISLDKFSDIKVGDIIEVFVREEVRPTISE, from the coding sequence TTGAGAGACGACACCAAGAAGACCGCGAATAGCGATGGGAAGTTGAGTCTGAAGGCACCGCGCCGGATCGTTCTCAAAAAAACGGTGGAGGGTGGTTCCATAAAACAGAACTTTTCCCACGGCCGCAGCAAGAGCGTCGTCGTGGAAGTGCGCCGCAAACGGACTTTCATCAAGGCTGGATCGGGAGTCCATTCCGAAGACCCCACGGCGCTCCAGGTGGCCCACGAAGAGTCATCTCATCGAGGTTCTCATGAAGAGCCACAAGTGGGGCATGAAGACAGGGACAAGGAACACCATATCCTGCTGCCCATGACCCAGGAAGAACGTCAGGCTTTCGAGCAGGAAAGTCTCGAACACCCGCACCCGGAACAGACACACCCGGGACCAGACCGTGCGGAACAGACGCACCTGGAACCGGACCACCCGGAACAGACACACCTGGAACCAGGTCGTCCAGAACCGGGACACCCGGGACCGGAGCGTCTGGAACAGGCACGCCAGGAACCGGAACGTCCGGAACAAGCGCACCTGGAACAGAATCAACCGGAACAGGAACATCCGCAACCGAAGCATCCAGAGCAGGCTCACCTGGAACAGAATCAACCGGAACAGGAACATCCGGAACAAGATGGGCAAGGACAAAAACACCCTGCCGACCCGTTGCAGGTCACCGTGCAACCGGTCGGGCATGAACGCCCGCATGCTCCCGAACAAAAACCCGACGAAATCGCGCCCGTACAGCCCCAGAGTGTGCTGCACCCGACTGAACAGCAGGTTGAAAAAAATAAAGAAATGGAACAACACTCCGGGAAACAACCCACCGGGCAGCAAAAAGTCGAGCAACCGAAGAGCAACCAGCAACAAAAAAGTGGGCAAACCCACGCTGGACGCCCCAGGTTCGAGAATCGGGCCTCAGAAAAACCGACACCCCCTTCCTATGAAAAAAAATCCGGTGCCGCCGAAACTGGCAAACAGTCGGAATCCGGTGCCTCCCGGGACAAAAAAGCCAATACCTACCATGGTGCCGCATCACCCCATGCGAACAGGGGAGCCCCCGGTAACGCAAAGGCTGGAAGAGACAAGGGCAGAGGAAGAGATCGGGGCGGAAGACCGGGTTCGGTGGTGGTGACAGCCAAGCTGCCGGTTATCGATGAAGCAGCGATTTCTCTGGATGGTGTCGCTTCCCAAGAGGATGACATTGTGCCGGAACTCCTGGCAGGCGTCGTGGTCGATACCGTCGGACTGGAAAAAACCGACGGCAAACGCAAACTGACCCGCCTGCAACGGGAAGAAGTGGCCCGTAAAAAAACCGAAGACCTCGTCACCAAACGTCTCTCCCAGTTGGAAGAGCTGCGCGAACAGAAACGCCGTATCGAAGAGCAGCGTACCCTGGAAATCGAAGGACAACGCCTGACACAAAATCGCGAAACCCTGAAGACCAAGGGAAAACGCAAGGGACGCAAGGGAGCCGGAGCGGCATCGACCAGCGGTTCCGGAGGCGGACAGGGTGGTGGTGGTGGCGGCGGCGGTTCCTCGAACCAGGGGCGGAGCGGGCGCGGCGGTCGTGAAGAACGGCGCGTCGAAGGACCACCGGCTCCCGTGGTGCGGGAAGTGATCATTCCGGAAACCATCACCGTGGCCGAGTTGGCCAGCCGCATGGCGGTCAAATCGTCGAAAGTCATCAAGCTCCTGTTCAGTCAGGGGGTGATGGTGACCATCAATCAGGTCCTGGATCAGGACACGGCCACCCTGCTTGTGGAAGAGATGGGACATCGGACCAAACAGGTCTCGATTGGTGCCGACATCGAAGCCGAACTGGCCGATGCCGGGGATCATCCGGAGATGCTGTCGGAACGCTGGCCCGTGGTCACCGTCATGGGCCATGTGGACCATGGCAAGACCTCCCTGCTGGATGCCATTCGCAAAACCAATGTGACCGCCGGCGAACATGGCGGCATCACCCAACATATCGGTGCCTACCAGGTCACCACCTCCAGCGGCAAACGCATCACCTTCCTGGATACCCCCGGTCACGCCGCCTTCACGGCCATGCGGGCGCGGGGTGCCAAGGCCACGGACATCGTTGTCCTCGTGGTTGCGGCCGACGATGGCGTCATGCCACAAACCATGGAAGCCGTCAGCCATGCCAAGGATGCCGGGGTGCCCATCGTGGTGGCCATCAACAAGATCGACAAACCCAATGCCAACCCCGACCGGGTCATGCAACAACTCTCCGAACATGGCCTGGTCCCGGAGGTCTGGGGGGGCGACACCATTTTCGTGCCGCTCTCGGCCAAAAGCGGGGCGGGACTCGAAAATCTCGAAGAGATGATCCTCTTGCAGGCCGAAATGCTCAATCTCAGGGCCAACCCGGACCGTCGGGCGCGCGGAGTGATCATCGAGGCCAATCTGGATCGTGGTCGCGGGGCCGTGGCCACCTGTCTGGTCCGCAACGGCACCTTGCGGGTGGGTGATGTGTTTGTGGTCGGCCACGAATGGGGCAAGATTCGCGGCCTGCTGACCGACCGGGGCGAAAGTGTCACCTCAGCCGGCCCTTCCACCCCCGTGGAAGTGATCGGCCTCTCCGGCATTCCCAAGGCCGGTGACAATCTGGTCGTGGTCCCCGATGAACGCCGGGCACGCGAAATTGCCTCGTTCCGCGCCCAAAAGAGCAAGGAACAGGAACAGGCCCGCCAATCCCCGGCCAAACTGGACGATCTGTTCGATCAGATCAAGGAAGGGGAAAAGGCCGACCTGAAAGTGGTCATCAAAGGCGACGTGCAAGGTTCGGTCGAGGCCCTGTCGGATGCCCTGCGCAAAATTGAACATCCGCTGGTGCAGGTGACTGTCATCCACATGGGTGTCGGTGGCATCAACGAATCCGATGTCATGCTCGCCGTGGCCTCCGATGCCGTGGTGGTGGGCTTCAATGTCCGCGCCGATGCCAAGGCCCGCGAACTCTCCAAACGGGAAAAAGTGGACCTGCGTTTCTACAATGTCATCTACAATCTGGTGGATGATGTCAAACGCGCCATGGAAGGGATGCTGGAGTCCACCTACAAGGAAAACGTTACCGGCCATGCCCAGGTGCGCGAACTGTTCCGCATCTCCAAGGTCGGCAATGTGGCCGGCTGCATGGTCACCGACGGGGTGATTCTCCGCAACTCCCTGGTTCGCCTGCTGCGCGACAATGTCGTGGTCCATCAAGGCTCCATCTCCGCCCTGAAACGCTTCAAGGAGGATGCCCGGGAAGTGCGCGAAGGGGTGGAGTGCGGCATCAGCCTGGATAAGTTCAGCGATATCAAGGTCGGCGATATCATCGAAGTCTTTGTGCGAGAGGAAGTGCGTCCCACCATATCCGAATGA
- a CDS encoding DUF503 domain-containing protein — protein MRIGVLEVRLHLPGVHSLKEKRSIVKGLLARIRNQFEVAAAEVDHLDLWQSAGLGMAAVGNDTALLQSRLRKVVTFIEQSGQASVADFRVDVIT, from the coding sequence ATGCGCATCGGTGTTCTTGAGGTGCGTCTGCACCTGCCCGGCGTGCATTCCCTGAAAGAAAAACGGAGTATCGTCAAGGGATTGCTCGCCAGGATTCGAAATCAGTTTGAGGTTGCTGCCGCCGAGGTGGACCATCTGGATCTCTGGCAGTCCGCCGGACTCGGCATGGCCGCAGTGGGCAACGATACGGCCTTGCTGCAAAGCCGGTTGCGCAAGGTGGTCACTTTCATCGAACAGAGTGGCCAGGCAAGCGTGGCGGATTTTCGGGTGGATGTGATCACATGA
- the rbfA gene encoding 30S ribosome-binding factor RbfA → MSVRTERVRVQIRREIAAMLERGEVKDPRLTGLISISDVEVSRDLSYATVFYSILGPAEADEKSCEALNHATGFIRSRLARRLKLRQIPILRFVKDTSFEYGNQMDRLLQSLHIPAPEEEK, encoded by the coding sequence ATGAGCGTGCGCACCGAGCGGGTTCGTGTACAAATTCGACGGGAAATTGCTGCCATGCTGGAGCGTGGCGAGGTCAAGGATCCGCGCCTGACCGGCCTCATATCCATCTCCGACGTGGAGGTGAGCCGGGATCTCAGTTATGCCACGGTCTTTTATTCCATCCTGGGTCCCGCAGAGGCTGATGAAAAGAGCTGCGAGGCCCTGAACCATGCAACAGGCTTTATCCGCAGTCGCCTCGCCCGCCGTTTGAAGCTTCGCCAGATTCCCATCCTGCGCTTTGTCAAGGACACCTCGTTCGAGTATGGCAACCAGATGGATCGTTTGCTGCAATCCCTG